One genomic window of Punica granatum isolate Tunisia-2019 chromosome 1, ASM765513v2, whole genome shotgun sequence includes the following:
- the LOC116192093 gene encoding cryptochrome-1, which yields MDSSNNKTVVWFRRDLRIEDNPALSAAAREGPVFPVYIWCPREEGQFYPGRVSRWWLKQSLTHLEQSLKSVGAQLMLMRADSTLTALLECIESIGATKLVFNHLYDPVSLVRDHDIKEKLVERGISVQSYNADLLYEPWEVYNDKGNSFRTFDAYWDKCLNMQMEPIFHGMPWRLTPALGKVGGCSIEKLGLEYESEKSSNALLGRGWAPGWSNADKVLTEFLEHQLLHYAKNRVKVGGSSTSLLSPYLHFGEVSVRKVFQSTRLKQILWAKEGNTQGQESATLFLRAIGLREYSRYLCFNFPFTHERALLSHLKFFPWQADQARFKAWRQGKTGYPFVDAGMRELWATGWIHNRIRVIVSSFAVKFLLLPWKWGMKYFWDTLLDADLESDILGWQYISGGLPDGHELERMDCPEVQGPRFDPEGEYVRQWLPELARMPTEWIHHPWDAPPHVLKASGVELGSNYPKPIIDLDTARENLTEAIFKMWELEAASRTMDQSGTSEVVGDNSDTHVNENITLKVVLNEKTTPGPTHTVSSNDQKVPTMQNSKSGLVPRKRPNNEAENNNLREYRVEDVCSTAESSSASKKQTSMSRNSFSVPHSYCSSSIGRPLEELELESAEPKAELGPNKECAETTTLS from the exons ATGGACAGCAGCAATAATAAGACTGTAGTTTGGTTCAGGAGGGACCTGAGGATCGAGGACAATCCCGCACTGTCTGCTGCCGCTCGGGAAGGGCCGGTGTTTCCTGTTTACATATGGTGCCCTAGAGAAGAAGGGCAGTTCTACCCTGGTCGGGTCTCGAGGTGGTGGCTCAAGCAGTCTCTTACCCACCTCGAGCAATCCCTGAAGTCCGTTGGGGCCCAGCTCATGCTGATGAGAGCTGACAGCACTCTCACCGCCCTTCTGGAATGCATTGAATCCATAGGGGCCACGAAACTCGTGTTTAACCATCTCTATG ATCCTGTTTCGCTTGTTCGTGATCATGACATCAAAGAGAAGCTCGTGGAGCGTGGCATTTCCGTTCAAAGCTATAATGCTGACTTGCTGTATGAACCATGGGAAGTTTACAATGACAAAGGAAACTCCTTTAGAACATTTGATGCATATTGGGACAAATGCTTGAACATGCAAATGGAACCGATATTTCACGGAATGCCGTGGCGGTTAACGCCTGCCCTAG GAAAAGTGGGTGGATGTTCTATCGAGAAGTTGGGTCTCGAATATGAATCAGAGAAGTCCAGCAACGCACTGTTAGGTAGGGGGTGGGCTCCAGGGTGGTCGAATGCCGATAAGGTCTTAACAGAATTTTTGGAACACCAGCTCCTTCACTATGCCAAGAATAGGGTGAAAGTTGGGGGAAGCTCCACATCACTCCTCTCCCCATACCTCCACTTTGGAGAGGTCAGTGTGAGGAAAGTCTTTCAGAGCACTCGGCTGAAGCAAATACTCTGGGCGAAAGAGGGCAATACACAGGGCCAGGAGAGTGCGACCCTCTTTCTCCGGGCCATCGGGCTCAGGGAATACTCCCGGTACCTCTGCTTCAACTTTCCGTTCACCCACGAGAGAGCGCTCTTAAGCCACCTAAAGTTCTTTCCATGGCAGGCGGATCAAGCCCGTTTCAAGGCCTGGAGACAGGGAAAGACAGGGTATCCCTTTGTCGATGCCGGGATGAGAGAGCTCTGGGCCACCGGGTGGATACATAATAGGATACGAGTGATAGTGTCAAGCTTTGCAGTCAAATTTCTACTTCTACCATGGAAGTGGGGGATGAAATACTTCTGGGATACGCTCTTGGATGCGGATTTGGAGAGCGATATTCTCGGTTGGCAGTATATTTCTGGGGGCTTGCCTGATGGTCATGAGCTCGAACGGATGGACTGCCCAGAG GTTCAGGGGCCGAGGTTTGATCCTGAAGGCGAGTATGTGAGGCAGTGGCTACCTGAGCTTGCACGTATGCCCACTGAGTGGATTCACCATCCTTGGGATGCCCCGCCCCATGTTCTGAAGGCCTCAGGCGTGGAGCTTGGGTCCAACTACCCGAAGCCAATAATTGACCTTGACACAGCGCGGGAAAACCTGACTGAAGCCATCTTCAAGATGTGGGAATTGGAAGCCGCTTCTCGGACCATGGACCAGAGTGGAACCAGTGAGGTTGTTGGGGACAACTCCGACACCCATGTGAACGAGAACATCACCCTGAAGGTCGTGTTAAATGAAAAGACCACCCCTGGTCCCACTCATACTGTTTCGTCCAATGATCAGAAGGTTCCTACGATGCAGAACTCGAAGAGCGGTTTGGTTCCTAGGAAGAGACCGAACAATGAAGCTGAAAACAATAACCTGCGGGAATACAGGGTGGAGGATGTGTGCTCTACCGCCGAATCTTCATCAGCCAGTAAGAAGCAGACTTCTATGAGCAGGAACTCATTCTCTGTTCCACACTCATATTGCTCCTCGTCAATAGGAAGGCCCTTGGAGGAGCTCGAACTGGAATCTGCCGAACCAAAGGCAGAGCTGGGCCCAAATAAAGAATGTGCAGAGACTACTACTTTATCATAG